The Crassaminicella indica genomic interval GATATTTTAACTATGGGTATATATAATGGTGCTAAAAAATTTATATATGCTCAAGTCAAGCTTCCTCATGTATGTAATAATGGTGTAGACAAATACAATCTACCTAAAATAAAAATTACACCTATAATACTAGAAGAGTCTTATCTAACTTTCAAACAATAAATTGGTTCTTTATGGATATAATAAGGAAGAAACATACAAAAATTCTACTCAAAATAAAAAAAGTATGTTATGATATTATAGGGTTGTTTACAAATTCTTTGGTGATTTAGTAAAACTCCCTATTAGGAGGGATTATATTGCATCGTCGAATCTATAAATTAAGAGAAATTTTAAAAGAAAAAAAATTAGATGCTGCACTCATTCATAAACCTGAAAACAGAAGATATATCAGCGGTTTTACTGGAACAAGTGGGTATGCTTTAATTACAATGAATAAAGCATTCTTTATTACTGATTTTAGGTATATAGATCAGGCTAAACAAGAGTGTAAGGAATATGATATTGTAAAACATGATAATGAATACAACATTTACTCTATAATTAATGAGTTAAACTTACAGTATTTAGGCTTTGAAGAAGATTTTATAACTTATAATCAGTATAAAGAATTTTCTAAAAAGCTAAATAATACTTTAGTACCTCTTAACGGAGCAATTAACTCTATGAGAAAAATCAAATACGAAGAGGAACTTAAATTTATAGAACAAGCTGCAAACATTGCTGATGAAGCTTTTTTACATATTTGTGAATATATAAAGCCTGGCATAACTGAAAGAGCTGTAGCTTTAGAATTAGAATTTTTTATGAAAAATAAAGGTGCAACTGCTACTTCCTTTGATACAATTGTCGCTTCTGGTATACGTTCGGCATTACCTCATGGAGTAGCATCTAATAAAACATTAGAAAAAGGTGATTTTATTACCATTGATTTCGGATGTATATATAAAGGATACTGCTCAGATATGACAAGAACTATTGTATTAGGAAAAGCTAATGATAAACAAAAAGAGATTTACAATATTGTACTAGAAGCACAGCTAAAAGCTTTAGAAGAGATAAAACCAGGTATAACTGGAAGAGAAGCTGATAAAATAGCAAGAGATTTTATCACTTCTAAAGGATATGGTAAAAACTTTGGCCATGGGTTAGGACATGGTGTTGGACTTGAAATTCATGAAGAACCAAGACTTTCTCCTATTGGAAAAGAATTATTACAAGTTGGAATGGTTGTTACAGATGAGCCAGGGATTTATTTATCAGGTTTTGGAGGAGTAAGGATTGAAGATTTATTGGTAATTACTGAAAATGGTAATCGTGTATTATCTAAATCACCTAAACATTTAATTGAGATTTAATCATAAGCTACTGGTAGTTTTACCAGAAAAATAATAAACTTATTACATATGGAGGGATACTAATGATTAGTGCAGGAGATTTTAGAAAAGGTATAACATTTGAAATAAATGGAGAACCTTATGTTATTGTTGATTTCCAACATGTTAAGCCAGGAAAAGGAGCTGCTTTTGTTAGAACAAAATATAAGAGCATATTAACAGGTGCTACACGTGAAGAAGCTTTTAACCCAAATGAAAAATTCCCAAAAGCACATATTGAAACAAAACAAATGCAATATTTATATAATGATGGAGAATTATATTACTTTATGGATAATGAAACTTATGATCAAATTCCTTTAACAAAAGACCAAGTTGAAGAAGCTATTCTTTATTTAAGAGAAAATGATACTGCTACCGTAAAATTCTTTAAAGGAAAAGCATTTCAAGTTGATCCACCAAACTTTGTTGAATTAGAAGTTACTTATACCGAACCTGGTGTAAAAGGAGCTACTGCTACAAATGTAACGAAGCCTGCTACCTTAGAAACAGGTGCAACTGTACAAGTGCCTATTTTTATTAATGAAGGTGATAAAATAAAAATAGATACAAGAACAGGTGAGTATTTATCAAGAGCATAGGTAATAATATATATATCAAATAATAAGGAGGCGTTGATGGTTGAATCATTTATACGAAAGAGTATCTTATTTAAGAGGGCTTGCAGAAGGAATGGAAGTAGATAAGAATTCAAAAGAAGGTAAACTCTTAGTAAGTATTATTGATGTATTAGAGGATTTCGCTGATTCTTTTAACGATTTACAGGATGATATAAAAGATCTAGATGATTATGTAGAAACAATTGATGAGGATTTATCAATTGTTGAGGATGAAATATTTGAAGAAATAGAAGATGAAGACTATGATGAAGAAGATATAGATTTTGTTGAAGTGGAATGTCCAAACTGCAACGAAATAATATATCTTGATGAAGATTTTATGAATCATCATGATGAAGAAATAGAGTTAATTTGTCCAAACTGTCATGAGAAAATATATATTGAAGAAGAATGTTCATGTCATGGACCTGAGTGTTCTGACCATCAACACGAATAAAAAATTTTATACAATACACAAGAGCCTAGAATTGGGTGCTTTTAATAAAAGAACCCAATCTCTAGGTTTTTTTATGAAAAAATTTATAGAAGAAATAAAATTTAATCATATTATTTGGACAATGAAAATATTAATGATATAAAGGGGGACATGTTATGAATACATTGAAAGATAAAAATTTTGAAAAATTAAATACTTATAAAAAACATTTAAAAGAAAGTATATTGGAAGCTCTTCCTTTAAAGCTAAGAGAAATATTTATTCAATTGCCATCAAAATTAATAAAAGATATGGAAGAAATACGATTAAGAGTCAATAGACCTTTGATGATTAGTGCAAACAATAAAGAATTTTATGTAGGAAAAAAAGGAAACATCATCACAAACGTACAGGAAAGTTATAAGGTTACAAAGCTTGATATAGAAAAAGCTTATCAATTGATTACAGATTATTCTCTTTATGCTTTAGAAGATGAAATTCGAAATGGTTTTGTTACTTTAAAAGGCGGCCATAGAGTTGGAATATGCGGTACCACTGTATTGAATAACGGTCAAATTAAAACTATAAAAAATATATCTGGACTAAATATTAGAATTTCAAAAGAAAAATTAGGTATTTCAAATAAATTGATCCCCTATTTATTAGATAATAATGAGTTTTGCAATACATTGATCATTTCTCCACCTCAATGTGGAAAAACAACTCTTTTACGAGATATTATAAGGAATTTGAGTAATGGCATGGAAAACATAGGTTTTTCAGGATTTAAAGTAGCTGTTGTAGATGAACGTTCTGAGATTTGCGGTATATATCAAGGAATCCCTCAAAACGATGTAGGGGCTAAAACAGATGTATTAGATGCTTGTCCAAAGGCAGAAGGAATCATGATGCTAATTCGCTCAATGTCTCCACATATTATTGCAACAGATGAAATAGGTAAAAGAGAAGATATCTTTGCAATCCATGAAGCACTAAATGCTGGGATAAAGCTAATTACAACAGTACATGGAAGAAATTTTGATGAAATCAATAGACGTAATAATCTTAAAAGTTTATTAATGCAAGGAATCTTTGAAAGAATAATCATCTTGTCCAATAAACCTAAAGTAGGTACTATTGAAAAAATTATTGATGGTAAAAAAAATAAAATAATTGTTTCCTATCCTTTTTTAGATAGGAGGGATAATATTGTTTGCTAAAATAATATTTTCAAGCGTCATAATCATATCTACTGCAGCAATTGGCTATATTCTTTCATATCAATATGTACAGCGACTACAACAATTAAAAAATCTATATTTATCTTTTCAGTTATTAGAAACAGAAATTATCTATGCATCCAATCCTTTACCTACTGCTATGGAAAGAGTAGCTATAAAAAGCAATAAAAGCATCAATAAAATTTTTACAGATACATATAAAATCCTTTCCAGTAAAATGGGATATAGTATTGAGGAAGCATGGAATACAGCAATTTATCGAAATATTAAAAATATGTCCTTAGATAAAGAAGATCAAGACATATTGATCGATTTTGGAAAAAATTTAGGATGTACGGATAAAGAAAATCAACTAAAAAACTTTCAGCTTATTTACTTACAATTAGAAAAACAACAGCAATTAGCAGAAGAACTAAAAATGAAAAACGGAAAGTTGTGCAAAAGCTTAGGTATATTAATTGGTCTATCGATTGTCATTATTTTCATATAGACAAAATATAATAAGGAGGATATGTATGAATATTAATGTAGATTTAATTTTTAAAATAGCAGCTATTGGCATATTAGTATCTGTTTTAAATTTAGTCTTAAAGCATTCTGGTAGGGAAGAACAAGCCATGATGACAACACTTGTTGGAATTGTTGTAGTATTATTTATGGTCATTCAATTAATTAGTAATTTATTTGCAACAGTAAAAACAATGTTCCAACTATATTAAATAAAGGTGTGATGTAGATGGAAATATTTAAAATTGTTGGAATAGGCATCATTGCCACAATCTTAACAATTACTCTTAAAAATCAAAGACCTGAAATATCACTACAAATTAGTATTGTAACAGGCGTAATTATATTTATTTTAGTTGTTACAAAATTAACTTCCGTTTTAGAAATGCTAAATATGTTAGCAAGAAAAACAGATATAGATTTAGTATATATTTCTACCATTTTTAAAATTGTTGGGATTGCATATGTATCAGAATTTGGTGCACAAGTTTGTAGAGATGCAGGTGAAGGAGCAATAGCTTCAAAAATTGAATTTGCTGGGAAGCTTCTTATCATGGTTTTAGCAGTACCTATTCTAATCGCATTACTAAATTTAATCATTGAATTAATGCCATAGGATGTGAATATTGTGAAACGATCATTAATAATATTGATTTTATTATTAGGTTTAAATATAAATAACGTTTATGCAACAAATATAGAAAACAAAGAAAATGATTTAAGTAATGATATGATTGTAAAACAGTTAGAAAATATCAATATGATTCCATTAGAAGAACTAATTAAAAGCATTAACAATGATAATAGTGATTATTTTCCGAAAATAAATTTTAAAAAAATGATCATCTCTCTCATAAAAGGTGAAGCATCTTTTACCTTAAAAGATTTATTAAATGGATTACTTAAAATGATCTTTAAGGAAACTGTAGCAAATTCTTCACTATTAGCAAAATTAATAGTATTATCTATAATCTGTGCCTTTTTACATAATCTATCTAATGCTTTTGCTAGCGAATCAGTAGGAAAACTTGCTTATACAGCATGTTATTTAGTAATTGTTGCAATTGCTATAAAAAGTTTTTCTATTGCCACCTCAATTGGTATTGATGCAATTGATGAGATGATATCATTTATGCAAGCACTACTCCCTATATTATTGACTTTATTAATGTCTATGGGAGCTGTAACTTCAACAGCTATATTTCAACCTGTTATTGTTGCTTCTGTAAGTGTTGTCAGTACATTAATGCAAAATATTATTTTACCAATGATATTCTTTTCTGTCATTTTGTCTATTGTTAATAATTTATCTTCAAAAATACATATATCAAAACTAGCTTCTTTACTAAAACAAACTTGTATTATACTCATAGGTTTCATTCTAACAATATTTACAGGTATTATTACTATTCAAGGGCTTACAGCCTCTACAGCAGATGGAATTACAATTAGAACTGCAAAATTTGCTGTTGATCGATTTATCCCTGTTGTAGGAGGCTTTGTATCAGATGCCTTTGATACCATTTTAGGTTGTTCTTTATTAATAAAAAATGCAGTAGGAGCTTTAGGAATCATTCTCCTTATAATAATTATTGCAATGCCTTTATTAAAAATATTAACACTTATTTTTATCTACAAAATGACAGCAGCCATTATTGAGCCTATTACTGAAAATCAATTGGTAAATTGTTTAAATGATATGAGTAATGCGATGGTTTTAATTTTAGGAACAGTTATTTCAGTAGCCATTATGTTCTTTTTCACTGTAACAATTATTGTTGGAGCAGGAAATATAACTCTTATGATGAGGTAGGTGCTGCTTATGATGCTTTTTTTAAAGAGCTGGATATTAAATATTGTAACCGTTGTCATTTTCATATCTATCATGGAATTCATACTTCCAAATAGCAGTATGAAAAAATATATCAAAATGATTGTGGGATTATTAGTTATGTTAGTAATTATCAACCCAATTCTAGAGTTTATGCATGAAAGAGTCCAATTAGAAGAAGATATCTTTAAAACCTCTTCAGCTATAAACAAAAGAGAATTAGCATTAAATTTAGATCAATTTAAAGGAACTCAACAAAAACAAATTATTGCTATATACAAAAACAATATTGAAAAACACATTAAAGATCAAATTGAGTTTAATAATAAAGTTCATGTTTTAAGTATTAATTCTAACATTGAAGAAAATATAGAAAGTAAAGAATTTGGAAATATAAAAAATTTAAATATATTATTATCAAAATATGAAGATAAACAGCCTCAAACAGGAATACAACCTGTATCAAATATTGTCATTAATGTTAATAAAAATAAAGAAAAAGTCAAAATCACCAAAAATGAATCTATTACGAAAAAAATAAAAGAATATATTTCTAAACAATATGGTTTAGAGGAAGATCGTATTAATATAAACATGAATGAAATAAAAAATAAATAGAGGAGGTAAAAATATGAAAATCATTGATAAATTTAAAGAATATCTAATTAATAATGGATATAAAAAAGTTGTATATAATCTCTTAGCAGTTGTAATTATATGCACAATTGCCCTAATAACATGGGACAGCTTTTTTACAATAAAAACGAAAAATATTCACTCAGAAATCAAAAACAATAAAAATAATGAAGAAGCTATTTTAAAAAATGAATATGGAGATAGCGATGAAATAAAGCTAAAAAAAATATTAAGTAATATAAAAGGCGTAGGCGATGTAGATGTAATGATTACATATGAAACAAGCACAGAAGTAGTACCTGCTTTAAATGTAACTAAATCAAGTCAGGTAACCGAAGAAAAAGACTCTCAAGGAGGTGTTAGAACAACTACTCAAGATGATTTAAGTCAAAATGTTATTATGTCAAATCAAAAGGAACAACTTGTTGTAATCAAAGAAATAAAACCCAAAATAAGAGGTGTAGTCATTGTAGCTACAGGAGCTTCTGACATCAATATAAAAACAAAACTTATAGAAGCTGCACGAACACTCTTTCAAGTACCAGCTCATAAAGTAATGGTATATGAAAAAAATAATTAATGGAGGGATTACTAATGTTTAAAATTAAAAGAAGAAATGTATTTATTTTTTCTCTAGTACTTGTACTTTGTTTTATTAGTTATTTAAATTATGCCATAAATAAATATGCTTCATTAGAAACATCTAATGATTTTGAAAAATATGAAGAAAATAAGCTAGCCAAAGTTTCTATTACTAATGAGAATGCTAATGAAATAGTGAATGAAGAAACTAGTAATCATCTAAATATAACCACTAATGAAGAAGCTAAAGATATAGCAATAGTAGATAGTAATAATAATCAAATAGCAGATATTGTTACTGAAACTAGCGAAAATATAAAAGAGACCATGAATAATAACTATAATACGAAAAGAACAAATTATTTTATAGAATCAAGATTAAATATGGATCTAGAAAGAGAAAAAATGATCACCCTATTAAATGAAATGATCAATAATGATCGAACAGATGATATTAATAGAAAGGCAGCAAGCGACGAAAAAATGAAATTAATCGATATAATGAGTAAAGAAAAAATAATCGAAAACCTAATAAAAGCTAAAGGCTTTGAAGATGCATTAGTATTCATTACAGATCACTCGATTAATGTTATTGTAGAAGCTGAAAAATTAACTGATTCAGATGTAGCAAAGATATTAGATATTGTTATAAGAGAAACAAAATTTTCAGCAGATAATATAAAAATATCAAATAAATTTTAGTTAGGTTTGTAAATATTAGCTGGTTTTGGTATAATGTTTTTGATTAAGTTATTTACATAAGAGCAGGGGGTATCGTCATTGAATAATAATATTGAACATGGTCAAATAAAAATTGCCGATGAAGTAGTTGGTATTATTGCAGGTTTAGCAGCTACAGAAGTTCCTGGTGTAGCAGGAATGAGTGGTGGTCTTGCTGGTGGAATCGCAGAAATGCTAGGTAGAAAAAATCTATCTAAAGGTGTTAAAGTAGAAGTTGGAGAAAAGGAAGCCGCAATAGATTTATATATCATTGTGGAATATGGTGTAAAAATTCCTGATGTAGCATGGCAAATACAGGAAAGTGTAAAAAAAGCAATAGAAAACATGACAGGTCTTAACGTAATAGAAGTAAATATTCACGTTCAAGGCGTGAATATGGAAAAAGAAGAGAAAAAAGAAGATAATCCTTTAAGAGTAAAATAATTAAGTATTTAAACTAACCCTCAATATATTGAGGGTTAGTTTAAATATTTTTGAGAAAGGAGATTTTCCATGAAATTAATTGATCGAATTTTTTTAGCCCTATATAGTTTAGGTACTGCAATTTTGTCTTTAATAATTATAGTTGCCCACTTTAACAAAGAGGTTTATCATGAAATAAGCTTTGCTTTAATAAAATATCAAACAAAATTGGAATATATCATAATTCCAGCAATATTTTTTATTGTAAGCATACGATTTCTTTTTTCTAGAACAAAAAAGAGAAATTTAAAGTCCAATGCAGTTATAAAACATACTCCTTATGGTGAAGTAAAAATCACAATGGAAACTATTGAAAATATGGCTTATAAATGTGCAAGAGCAATACATGGTCTTACAGACATTAAACCATCAGCTCATTACAATAATGACCATATCAGCATTCATATCAAAGCATTGGTTCTTAGTGACGTAAACATTCCTGAAACAGCAATGACAATACAGAAAAAAGTAAAAGAACATATTGAAGAAACTACAGGAATAACTGTACAAGAAGTAAAAGTTATAATCAACGATATTGCATCTCAAAGTAAAAAAAGAGTACAATAAGATTGAGGGGTCTTTATATGAACAAAGAAAAATTATTTCATATATTTATTGAAAATTATGGGAAAATCTTAGGTGTATTTTTAGGATTCTTATTTAGTATTTTAATTATTTGCATAGGAGTTATAAAAACCATTTTTATATCGTTGTGTGTTTGCATTGGATATTTTATAGGCAATAAGATTGATCATAAAGAAAACCTATTAGAATTATTAGATAAAATCTTGCCACTAGGAAAATATAAATAAACTTTACATACAAGAAAAAATTTGTGGCAGAATATATGAAAAGACTTAGATTTAGGAGGAAATATATGAATAGAAAACTAGCACGTGAAATGGCAATGAAACTAATTTTTCAGATGGATATTCAGAATGATTTTTCAAATAAAATGATAGATAAATTTTTAGAAGAATTACCCGAAGATCATCAGCTCGATTATATTAAAAAATTAGCTGAAATATTTATTAATAATAAAGAACATATAGACAATATGATTGAAGAGCATGCTAAAGGATGGAAAATTAATAGAATTGCAAAGGTTGATCTTACTATTTTAAGAGTTGCTCTTACAGAAATATACTATATGAAAGATATTCCTGAAATTGTTTCTATCAATGAAGCTGTTGAAATAGCTAAAACCTTTAGCACTGAAGATTCAAGTAAATTTATCAATGGTGTTTTAGGCAGTATTATAGAAGAGAAGTGATGAAAAATGGAAAATCTTATCTTAGGCATTGATACAAGTAATTATACTACTTCTATTGCTATAGTAAATGAACAAGCTAATTTGATATTAGATCATAGGAAAATACTTGTTGTTAAAGAGGGTAAGAGAGGATTAAGACAATCTGATGCCCTCTTTCAACATATCAACAATATACCTATTTTATTTGAAAAAATTTCAGGATTAGGATCTTATATAAAAGCTGTAGCTGTTAGTAATAGACCAAGACCTATAGAAGGGTCATATATGCCAGTTTTTAAAGTAGCTCAATCCATTGGAAGAACAATAGCAAATACTCTAAACTGTTCATATAAAGAATTTAGTCATCAGGAGGGGCATATTGAAGCTGCTAAGTGGTCAATAAATCAAAAACTTGAACATGAATTTATTGCTGTGCATATTTCAGGAGGCACTACCGAAATTTTGCATGTTAAAAACAATGGTAAATTAGGCTATAATATAAATATTTTAGGAGGAACATCAGATATTAGTGCTGGACAATTCATTGATCGCATTGGTGTAAAATTAGGTTATCCGTTCCCAGCTGGTAAGAAAATGGATGCACTTGCTCTAAAAGCTTTAAGCGATGAAATAAAACTATCAGCATCTATAAAGGATACTCATATTAGTTTCTCAGGACCTGAAACTGCTGTATATAAATTAATAGAAAAAAATACGAATCAAGAATTGTTGGCAAAGGCTGTATTTGAATGCATATCATATTCTTTAAAAGAAGCTATTTTGAATGCACTTAAAATTACAGGTTTAAAACAAATATTAATGATTGGTGGAGTAGCATCTAGTTCATACATTAGAAATTATCTAACATTAAATATACAAAAGGAATATGAAATTTATTTTGGAGATAGTAAATATTGTACAGATAATGCTGTTGGAACAGCTCTGTTGGCAATAAAATAAATTTATATAGGGGGGAGTATTTGTGGAAGTTAAAATTTTAGATGGTAAAAAGATATCTGAGGAAATTCGTAATCATATTGTAAATGAGGTCAAAAAACTAAAAGCTAATTATGGAATTACTCCTGGACTTTCAGTAGTGCTTGTGGGAGACGATGCTGCCTCTCATGTATATGTGTCAATGAAAGAAAAAGCCTGTAAAAAAGTTGGTTTTCACTCAGAGGTATATAAGCTTCCAAAAGAAACTACTCAACAAGAACTACTAAATCTTATTAATAAGTTAAATAATGATGAAAAAATACATGGAATTTTAGTTCAATTGCCTCTTCCAAAAGGAATAGATGAGCATCTTATTAATTCACATATAGCCCCCACTAAAGATGTAGATGGTTTTCATGCAGTAAATACAGGAAAACTCTTTTTAGGAAAAGAAAGCTTTATTCCTTGTACCCCTAAAGGAATACTAGAATTAATTAAAAGAACTGGAGAAGATATTACAGGAAAACATGCTGTAGTTATTGGAAGAAGCAATATTGTTGGTAAACCTGTAGCAATACTATTACTTAAAGAAAATGCTACTGTAACTATTTGTCATTCTAAAACTAAAAACCTAGACAAATATGTACAAACAGCTGATATTGTTGTTGCTGCAGTAGGTGTACCAGAATTGATAAAGGGTAATATGATTAAAAAAGGAGCTATTGTTATTGATGCAGGAAC includes:
- a CDS encoding M24 family metallopeptidase, with translation MLHRRIYKLREILKEKKLDAALIHKPENRRYISGFTGTSGYALITMNKAFFITDFRYIDQAKQECKEYDIVKHDNEYNIYSIINELNLQYLGFEEDFITYNQYKEFSKKLNNTLVPLNGAINSMRKIKYEEELKFIEQAANIADEAFLHICEYIKPGITERAVALELEFFMKNKGATATSFDTIVASGIRSALPHGVASNKTLEKGDFITIDFGCIYKGYCSDMTRTIVLGKANDKQKEIYNIVLEAQLKALEEIKPGITGREADKIARDFITSKGYGKNFGHGLGHGVGLEIHEEPRLSPIGKELLQVGMVVTDEPGIYLSGFGGVRIEDLLVITENGNRVLSKSPKHLIEI
- the efp gene encoding elongation factor P, whose translation is MISAGDFRKGITFEINGEPYVIVDFQHVKPGKGAAFVRTKYKSILTGATREEAFNPNEKFPKAHIETKQMQYLYNDGELYYFMDNETYDQIPLTKDQVEEAILYLRENDTATVKFFKGKAFQVDPPNFVELEVTYTEPGVKGATATNVTKPATLETGATVQVPIFINEGDKIKIDTRTGEYLSRA
- a CDS encoding CD1247 N-terminal domain-containing protein; this translates as MNHLYERVSYLRGLAEGMEVDKNSKEGKLLVSIIDVLEDFADSFNDLQDDIKDLDDYVETIDEDLSIVEDEIFEEIEDEDYDEEDIDFVEVECPNCNEIIYLDEDFMNHHDEEIELICPNCHEKIYIEEECSCHGPECSDHQHE
- the spoIIIAA gene encoding stage III sporulation protein AA produces the protein MNTLKDKNFEKLNTYKKHLKESILEALPLKLREIFIQLPSKLIKDMEEIRLRVNRPLMISANNKEFYVGKKGNIITNVQESYKVTKLDIEKAYQLITDYSLYALEDEIRNGFVTLKGGHRVGICGTTVLNNGQIKTIKNISGLNIRISKEKLGISNKLIPYLLDNNEFCNTLIISPPQCGKTTLLRDIIRNLSNGMENIGFSGFKVAVVDERSEICGIYQGIPQNDVGAKTDVLDACPKAEGIMMLIRSMSPHIIATDEIGKREDIFAIHEALNAGIKLITTVHGRNFDEINRRNNLKSLLMQGIFERIIILSNKPKVGTIEKIIDGKKNKIIVSYPFLDRRDNIVC
- the spoIIIAB gene encoding stage III sporulation protein SpoIIIAB — its product is MFAKIIFSSVIIISTAAIGYILSYQYVQRLQQLKNLYLSFQLLETEIIYASNPLPTAMERVAIKSNKSINKIFTDTYKILSSKMGYSIEEAWNTAIYRNIKNMSLDKEDQDILIDFGKNLGCTDKENQLKNFQLIYLQLEKQQQLAEELKMKNGKLCKSLGILIGLSIVIIFI
- the spoIIIAC gene encoding stage III sporulation protein AC translates to MNVDLIFKIAAIGILVSVLNLVLKHSGREEQAMMTTLVGIVVVLFMVIQLISNLFATVKTMFQLY
- the spoIIIAD gene encoding stage III sporulation protein AD, with product MEIFKIVGIGIIATILTITLKNQRPEISLQISIVTGVIIFILVVTKLTSVLEMLNMLARKTDIDLVYISTIFKIVGIAYVSEFGAQVCRDAGEGAIASKIEFAGKLLIMVLAVPILIALLNLIIELMP
- the spoIIIAE gene encoding stage III sporulation protein AE, with translation MKRSLIILILLLGLNINNVYATNIENKENDLSNDMIVKQLENINMIPLEELIKSINNDNSDYFPKINFKKMIISLIKGEASFTLKDLLNGLLKMIFKETVANSSLLAKLIVLSIICAFLHNLSNAFASESVGKLAYTACYLVIVAIAIKSFSIATSIGIDAIDEMISFMQALLPILLTLLMSMGAVTSTAIFQPVIVASVSVVSTLMQNIILPMIFFSVILSIVNNLSSKIHISKLASLLKQTCIILIGFILTIFTGIITIQGLTASTADGITIRTAKFAVDRFIPVVGGFVSDAFDTILGCSLLIKNAVGALGIILLIIIIAMPLLKILTLIFIYKMTAAIIEPITENQLVNCLNDMSNAMVLILGTVISVAIMFFFTVTIIVGAGNITLMMR
- the spoIIIAF gene encoding stage III sporulation protein AF — its product is MMLFLKSWILNIVTVVIFISIMEFILPNSSMKKYIKMIVGLLVMLVIINPILEFMHERVQLEEDIFKTSSAINKRELALNLDQFKGTQQKQIIAIYKNNIEKHIKDQIEFNNKVHVLSINSNIEENIESKEFGNIKNLNILLSKYEDKQPQTGIQPVSNIVINVNKNKEKVKITKNESITKKIKEYISKQYGLEEDRININMNEIKNK
- a CDS encoding stage III sporulation protein AG; the encoded protein is MKIIDKFKEYLINNGYKKVVYNLLAVVIICTIALITWDSFFTIKTKNIHSEIKNNKNNEEAILKNEYGDSDEIKLKKILSNIKGVGDVDVMITYETSTEVVPALNVTKSSQVTEEKDSQGGVRTTTQDDLSQNVIMSNQKEQLVVIKEIKPKIRGVVIVATGASDINIKTKLIEAARTLFQVPAHKVMVYEKNN
- a CDS encoding SpoIIIAH-like family protein, which translates into the protein MFKIKRRNVFIFSLVLVLCFISYLNYAINKYASLETSNDFEKYEENKLAKVSITNENANEIVNEETSNHLNITTNEEAKDIAIVDSNNNQIADIVTETSENIKETMNNNYNTKRTNYFIESRLNMDLEREKMITLLNEMINNDRTDDINRKAASDEKMKLIDIMSKEKIIENLIKAKGFEDALVFITDHSINVIVEAEKLTDSDVAKILDIVIRETKFSADNIKISNKF
- a CDS encoding Asp23/Gls24 family envelope stress response protein, whose protein sequence is MNNNIEHGQIKIADEVVGIIAGLAATEVPGVAGMSGGLAGGIAEMLGRKNLSKGVKVEVGEKEAAIDLYIIVEYGVKIPDVAWQIQESVKKAIENMTGLNVIEVNIHVQGVNMEKEEKKEDNPLRVK
- the amaP gene encoding alkaline shock response membrane anchor protein AmaP; protein product: MKLIDRIFLALYSLGTAILSLIIIVAHFNKEVYHEISFALIKYQTKLEYIIIPAIFFIVSIRFLFSRTKKRNLKSNAVIKHTPYGEVKITMETIENMAYKCARAIHGLTDIKPSAHYNNDHISIHIKALVLSDVNIPETAMTIQKKVKEHIEETTGITVQEVKVIINDIASQSKKRVQ
- a CDS encoding DUF2273 domain-containing protein — protein: MNKEKLFHIFIENYGKILGVFLGFLFSILIICIGVIKTIFISLCVCIGYFIGNKIDHKENLLELLDKILPLGKYK
- the nusB gene encoding transcription antitermination factor NusB; its protein translation is MNRKLAREMAMKLIFQMDIQNDFSNKMIDKFLEELPEDHQLDYIKKLAEIFINNKEHIDNMIEEHAKGWKINRIAKVDLTILRVALTEIYYMKDIPEIVSINEAVEIAKTFSTEDSSKFINGVLGSIIEEK
- a CDS encoding O-sialoglycoprotein endopeptidase, with the translated sequence MENLILGIDTSNYTTSIAIVNEQANLILDHRKILVVKEGKRGLRQSDALFQHINNIPILFEKISGLGSYIKAVAVSNRPRPIEGSYMPVFKVAQSIGRTIANTLNCSYKEFSHQEGHIEAAKWSINQKLEHEFIAVHISGGTTEILHVKNNGKLGYNINILGGTSDISAGQFIDRIGVKLGYPFPAGKKMDALALKALSDEIKLSASIKDTHISFSGPETAVYKLIEKNTNQELLAKAVFECISYSLKEAILNALKITGLKQILMIGGVASSSYIRNYLTLNIQKEYEIYFGDSKYCTDNAVGTALLAIK